aaaattttgctaaatcgaacttgttcaaattttttcgtatatatatgtgttataatttgagtggTCAAGAACCCATTGTTAAGTACCAATGtaaaaatttctcaaaattaaactatattatgtttaagattcttaactTGTAAAAAAattgtctaatagaaaaaattggatttaggaaGGGTTTAATaggcaaaaaaaatttagaaatttagatttaaggaGGATCTAAcaagcaaaaaaaattaaaattttggatttaaaaatGGTCTAACAGGTTAAAAAttggaattttggatttagaaatgACCTAACAGGACCTGAGCCAATTTGGAATGCTATCCGATCTAAATTTCTTGGAAACAGGACGCCGGAACCACCACAGCCTCCAATTTTATAGAGACAGAAGGCCGAAACTACTCGTAGTCATGGTGGTTCCGGTGGCCGGAGGGGCCCGGACCCTCTCTTGTCTCCACCCTTGGTGAGTGGTGCCGATTCCAGAATAACAGTTCTGAATAAAAAAGCGGCTCTAAGAGATGACCATGTAGACATAAATGAATTTAATTCCAAATCAGAAATGAAAAGTGAATGATAGAAACTTATTAATAAAGTGGATATGAAGGGTTGTGGTACCTCACGGGATCGAAAACCTTTGTTCTGGCCATATAGCATGTGTGTCATCCGAAGCATAAGGGACATGATGATGtcataaaaatgtattttaaagtaGGAAAGTATAAAGCGTTGGATTTGAGTTAAGACGGATAATATCTATTTAGTAATTGATTATTAGATTATTAGAATTAGGAGAAGTCAGAATGAGTAAGCAGTTGTAAATAGAGTTTAGTTAAATTTCTTCGGACATGTGCAAGGCGAGGTGACTACTTCCCACCAAACAATGCCCACTTTTGTCCAAATATACTCTAAAATgtgtattattttaattaaaaatggaaaataAGGGGCAAAATAGAAAGATGTCATTCTCAAATAGATGCCCAAGTCATTAGGTGGTGGTTAAGGGGAGTAGAAAGATAATAGTGTCTTGTCTCTGAGGTGGCAGCAAACCCAAtaactatatttatttactattACTCTACTAATTTACCCCCACttgtttttttaacaaaaattgttCATGTTTGGACCTCTTAAATCCTTGGAGCTATGatattacttaaaaaaaaattaaaaaattgaataatcaCACGAGCTCTAAATTTGAAGTTAAACTTGAGGGATTAACAGCCATTAATCCGTTTGAGATATACGGGTTCGGGTATACTTTATTGAATAGCAGAAGAACCGGTAGATCTTTCAGAGTAGCGGAAACAAATCTTAGCACCACGATCTTGTACCACCGGTAACAGACAACCACACAACGTTAGCAGAAGAAGACTGTATAATCCACAGACTAAAGCGAAGACGAAGAATGAAAGGGTGAGAGGGAGAGAATTCGGCCAACAAGGAGTCAGAAGTGTTTTTTGTGATTAGGGTTAAGCATATTTAGAGGAAGGTAAAACCCTAATCCTCCATCTCTTAAGATGGGCTTGACCCGTTCTATTTCGGGCGGATCAGATTAATTAGATCCATACCCAATTAATCCTAACATCTCCCACTCGTACGCAATGGAACCAATTCCAAAGAATCTCTTCCCGGTCACTAATCTTACTTTCGCAAATAGTCTGTGCAACCGACATACTATCGAAGCTCAAGTGCTCTACACTCGTTGGAGATATATAACTGCTCGATGTGCATGTTTCAAGCTTGGGACTATATACTCGTTGGAGATATGTAGCCTTCAGACTTTAACATGGATCGTCTATGGTGTATGCATTATCCCAGATTCCTTTTCACATCCATTGTAATAACTTGGATCTCAACAGTTCATCTGATTTCACAAAAATGCTCAAAAGCATAAGTGTCCGGACGGTGAAAAACAGAATACCTCAAGATGTAAACTCGATGGATATCTTTCCTTCTGGTTATATTCCTTCCATCATAGTCTAACTCGCTTATCCAGGCAGGTTCCTTTTGGTTGGAATTAGCACATAAACCTGAGGGTAACCTCTCAAGCTAAAGACGCTCGTTATCATTAATCCATCCTATTTTTGTGACTCCGAGATCATGGCTCCAAAAAAGCAGAATACATGCCTATTGGAAGGATCGAGCGAACCCATGCATTCCTCAATACGCCTATCAAGATCAGGAGTTATTTGCGGGAGACCTAGTGCATTACCTCTAGCATCCATAGGTGTTTGGGTTAATAGATTTCTCCTGAGGATGAGGGGTCTGTTAAGTTTTCTTGATGAGTCATGGTCGGTTGTTAATTTGATCCATGCTCACTACACCAATTTGATACGACTAAATTTGAATGGTAGTGCTCCGATGATAGTTGAAATCCTCTTTACACCTAGAGTAAGATAGAAAAGGATCAAGGTAGGGACCGTGACTGACGACCCCACTTCGATACTTAAGTTAGAGTTTAGAATGAGAGCACAAAAAGAAATTGAGAATAGATTGCATTGGATGTGTGTATACACTTACTATATGTCACATTCTATTTATAGGTTGCCAGGGGCAAATCCGACAATCGGTGTGAAGTGCACGTCCTAACTGCCTCAGAGGACAGATATTGACTCCTAGATGGTGGACATGATCTAGACAGTTAATAATATGTCAAATTGCAATTCTTTAATTTTAGGCGTGAACATGCAGCCCTGATCCAGAGCATATTTAGAATGTATCTCATTGATCGATGTGTTCTGAAGATTATTTACTCCGATAGTCTTATATAAAGGTATTCTTTACTTTAGACCTCATTGTTAATTTGTGATGAAAACATATGTATTTATACTATATCAAACTTCATATTAAGTTCAGCCCAAAACATACTTTAAGTGAGAAATTAAGcttgattttttctttttgacaagaaaaataaattaagcttAATTATGTTGAGCATTAtagttatttaaattaaatgctAGATAGTCATATTCCTCCAAATTCTAGCAAGATAATGAGCATAGATATGGAATATATTGGTAAACATTTCTTATTGTAATCTGACTTTTATACTCGTTTTGTTGAAATTTTAATATGATTTTAGTCCAATAAAGTTGGAGAAAGATAGCTACGACACTCCAATTTTCTAATTAGGAAGctattaaaattaaaagttaggcAGTGGATGCTGAAATTATTTTGTTAGGAAAAACAAGTAGTATTACTTTCAGATAATTAATCAACATTCAACATAAATTATCcattgtttagttttttttttttaatttcgaggttttattattttttaattgaaagtaaaagtaaaaaaaaattgaagatacAAAGAAGTCATGTTATAacttaggcttaatatatcaacggggataaattacatcaatggtatcTGAATTTTATCTTAGTTTATATTTTGGTATCTAGATTatattttatctaaaaaatatacctgaaataACGAGGATCGgacaatttaatatattttaccggttaatgaTCGGTCGATAtgagtttcatgagttaattacatcaatggtacctgaactttacaatAATTCACACTTTAGtacctagattttattttatcctaaacaCATAATTCAAGTAAAGGTGCTGAAaaatttagttcatttgatcggataacgtgagtttgaccattttgaaCTAAACACTGAGACTCACGATACACTCGATTAACATTAAATTACAATACTgccatttaatatatatatatatatatatatatatatatatatatatatatatatatatatatatatatatatatatatatatagagagagagagagagagagagagagagctaaATAACagtattgtaattttatgttaattgagtgtattaggggtgcacgtggtcggttaaccagtccattaaggttaatttgGTCGGTGAACCATTtaatcggttttttaaaaacactaaccatacactagtcccCTAGAGTGTATGACgagtctcaatttttaatttaaattggtCAAACTCGTATTGACCGATCAATAATCGGTCAAACATGttaaaatattgagtcatctttacttgaggtgtattttttagacaaaatgaaatctaggtatCAAAGTGTAAATTAGGATAACGTTCAGGTACCATCAGTATAATTTACTCGTCAAACTCGCATTGACCGGCAATTGACcgataaaatatactaaattgttcGGTCATCGTTAATTCAgatatatttttagataaaatataATCTAGGTAGCAAAGTATAAACTATGGTAAGTTGAGGTACCTGAAATTGTCTCAGAAGTTTGATTTGCTTtataacttacaaaatatcttGTTAGTCCCTTCAACTTACTTTAAATAAGCTATTGGCCAcctaaatttgcttaaagtgGCTTATATGCCCTCTAAACTTGTTTACCGTCATCTATTTTCtccataaacttgtttaaagtgatatacattttaatttttctaaatctataaaaaaaattaaaagctaaaaaaaataagagCGTAATTCGTAATTCtaaatctttaaaacaaattaactttgtATTTGTACATCTTTTATgacatttttataaatttaaagaattatgacactttaagtaagtttaggaACCTATACCTTGTGAGTTGAGACGACCAATCAATCCTTTTGGACAAATTCCACAACTTATAAACTTAATCTATTATGTGTCTGTTAGGCTTTAATATcattaaatacaaaaataatataCAATTCTATGatttaaaaacttatttatagaggtgtgaGGATTTTGCAGTTTgtggtccaattttttttattaaataatatgcgtggtttaattaatttataaagttaAGTTTTATATTGGGTTagggtgcaaaaataccccttacgttttgggtcaggagcaattttacccctagcgtctaaaatgatgcaattttgcccctaacgtttgtagacaagagtaattttacccctaacgtttgtaatttgggtcaatttcagatactattataaaacacagatatttttattcattattttgcaccaattgcatatcaattcattctaaaaaaaagatttcatgttttttgtaatttaataatagaattggagattaatatttataaattcggtgaattttttgaatctttttatctaattcgtacaaaagacagtgtatttttttatttatttttcacatcccaacatatatttatgatttgttactgataaaatgacgcacatgtgaagtgtagattttaagattcatgaccgagaagacagtttgatgaattatttctgaaattgatccaatttatcaacgttaggggtaaaattgctcttggctacaaacgttaggggtaaaattgcaccattttaacgttaggggtaaaattgctcttgacccaaaatgttagaggcatttttgcaccttaacccttttatatataaataatttacaaaattaatcTTTTTAATTGCTAAAAATCATTTCCTTTTATGTAAATGGCtaagataatattttttttatagaatgtCTAAATTTGGAAACCGCACAAACCATAAACTCctgtttataaacttttaaactacgaAAGTGTTTTTGTAAATTGGTCAAACCATAAATTTATTTCTATATATTTTCCTATGTATTATAttcatcaaaggtataatttttttttttttaactcgtGTTGTTTAGTTCATGAAATAGACTATGAATAAAACAGCTATTCTTAAAGAATTTATATTACATCATTTGTttcgttattttttttatgggaaTAAAATATGTATAAAGTTATTGGAGAAGTTATTGGGGACGTATATTTGCAATTCCgcttctctttctcttcttgcatattaattttttttattttgattaggGCTGATAATTCATGTAAGTTATATGTGTTCTTGTTCTAAGGAACCAACCCTACATTCACCAAAAATATTTTGTCTTATATTTGAGTCAATCTAATcagatttatatattttttttatgttatattgtTGTTGGGGGTTAGggtatgcttactttgttttttctacaaTTTGATGGTGATGAATTTTGATAAAGTAaactcatccaatggtagaaaaaacaaagtaaagcttactttgtcaaaacaaagtaagcatagaagacacCGTTTGTAATTTATTTGAGTCAATCTAATCAGATTTATAtcatttaaatgttattttttgaAGGATGACATATTTTATATGAGTGagtataattattttaaattttattatcatAATAACGAATCTCATCAAAACTTTGAAAATTGAATGTGTTTGAACAGAGGGGTAGACCGAAactataatctaaaattattttttagcaTAGTGGATAAAGGATTTTGACACCGGTCAATAACTTCCTTTAAAATTTTGGCCTTCTATAACTTAATCATATGTTTGCTTCTGTTTTAATGGATGAAAGTTAAGGTATAGAAAATGACTTTATTAACACTTTCAAATCACAACAGTTTctttggaagaaaaaaaacttcCATCATTCTTATTCTTCTCTTCTCAAATCAAAGCGGATCtactttgaggaggaagaaaaaaATTTCCTTCTCCATCCTCCCACCGGGTTAGattgtgtgtgtttttttttttttcttatttagtatccatatattttgcagatttttATATCTGTCTGAATTGTATCTGCTCTCAatcattcttttatttatatctttTTTGGATTTAGTAAGTGCGGAAACGATTTATCTTATACGTAGATCAATATATCtatgtggttgcaacaaaagaaaggaTTCTGATCCAAATATTCGAAAGGGTCTGAATGATGAAGATCAGATTGCTGCAGTTGCTCTTCTACGGATTTTGATTTCCaagaaatatatgttttattgttttttgtgttttttataccttttatgggGTTTTCATGCTCTTTGTACTCAATTTCATCCATTTGTGGTTTTGTTAGGATTTATTCCTTCTGGTTTTATGATTGTATTGGTAGTTTTTTCATCCAATGAAGtaaatatgtttataaaaaaaaaaacactttcaAACCACATATGGAGGTGTGTAAGGAGCCCTTCCTTACATATGGCTCCAAAATTTAAGACATGCTTAGATTAATATTGATATTAgtttaaattgaaaaaaataattaatataataatgtaATAAGATCTATTCACTATTTCACTGTATTAAGTGCACATGTGATTTAGATATTTAACTATTGAAATTTCACACCCTTCCAACTTAGTCATttctctttatattttttaatacaaaATTCCATTAAAGGTTTGATAAAAATTTAACACAAAACCTCCAAAAAGTTTAAGACGACCTATCAAACCATTCTCTTAATCAGTGTCAAATATCCATCATTCAATGGTAATATCATATAAATACTATCACAATGCACTTGTCCTCATCTTAAACCAATAGAAACGTACGGAGCAAGAGGGTCCTCAAATTCGATTGTATTGTAATAAAACACCTTCAAGGTAGATGGATCATTGAAATTCACTCTAAATTATCTCTTTGGATCAAGATCTCTAATTCACATATGAGAATAATAAATCTCAATTCGAGTATATTATTAACTACCTAAAATATTTCCACTCTCATAAGTCAATACTTGTCCTCCAATAAAGTTGAGGCCAACATCTTTACCGACTATCAGATTCGCTCCCGACATTCTATAAATAGAATGTGACTTCATAATTAAAGCACATAGACACATCTATTGCAAATATTACATAATAGCTTAATGCTAGTGCTCACAATTTCTAACATAACAATACGATTTACAGAGACAATTCATTTAACAAAACCGCTTGATACGATTCTTTTCTATTATTAttgtttatataaaaaaaaaaatttaattcacATAACACAATTATAACAAATACTTTTGATATAATCTGGTAATATAAACATGAAAGTGAAATCTTCACCTCGCCGTaatcatttttatatattactTCAAGTGTAGAAGGAGATTCCGTCATCTGGAATTGGCATGTTGTATATCTTCCATTACCGACTAATTATTATAAAGATGAATAATTATATAGTGTAATGTAGGTGTACTAAAAAAATTGCAGTGCCTAGCTATATATAAAGACAAGCAGTACTAATTTAAACGTATAAATATGTGagacatttttaaatttatcaGCACGGAAAATATTACTATTACAAAACAATTTccccctttttttcttttcaatgcACAACCGCTTTCATACAATCGAACCCACAAACTTAACGAACAAagcataaattaattaataatactaatactaataattatattattattaaaaaaagaaaagaaaaataatttccTTAAATAAAtacttctttaaaaaaaaagaaaaaaagaaggaaaaacacgCGGCAGTAGCCACGTACACAACCAATAGAAAAGTTTTCAACGGATGACATCAGATTCAATGTAGATGACGTAGCACCCAGCTTTGCTCtctctttatatatagtttgatTTCATACTTCCTCTAACCCCACTTcgcttcttcctctcttctctctacttcttcttcttctaccttACCTCCTCTCCCTCTCCTTTTTCCCAAAATCAGAATGGAGTACACTGATTCCGCCGTCGCCATAACCGCCACACGCTCCGTCATTGTTCCTACCAATTCTCATTCTCCTCCGCTTTCTCGTTCTCATTCCccttcttcttcgtcttctcCGCCTCTTACACCCACTCCTCTACCGCCTCCGGTCGTCATTAGTCCTTGTGCTGCTTGTAAGATTCTCAGGAGGAGATGCGCTGAAAAATGTGTGCTTGCTCCCTATTTTCCTCCTACTGAACCGGCAAAGTTCACCATCGCTCATCGTGTTTTCGGTGCTAGCAACATCATTAAGTTCTTGCAGGTACTTTATCAATCGCGATTTCGTCTTTCCGACTCTATAatcattattttgtttttggtttTTAATTCCGAACTactgattacaaaatcaattagCAGTCGAAATGAGTTGCTCCTGAGTTAAAAGCATATCTATAGTAAAATGAAGACGATTAGTTAACATTTGGCTCCGGGAGTAGGCTGAAAATTGCTTGATTCTGTTTGCGGAGCTATTTAGGAAATCAATTGTGGTTTTACACTAGTGAAAATGCAATTCAAATAGACAGATCTTGATCAGAATCGTCAGTACAACAtcttattataattaaaaatagtgTTTGTTTCGAAATTATTTTCCATAATGCAGACAAATAAAAGTAATAGAATACTCGGGAGGTACGGAAACAGAGAAGATTCTGATAATTGGAATTGAGCTGAAGTCATCTTCTCCTAGGAGAAGGTCAAGTGCCCTGGATAGCAGGGAAACCAGAGGAAATTTGATAGTGCAAAATGAATGTGTAAAAAGGATTAGTGTGTTTCCGATCCAATCGGTTTCAGATTTGAAAAGTCTTTTTAATTGTGTAGACGCACCAGCACCGTACGATCTTTAATTGCCAAACAGCCCCAAAGTTTGAAAGAAACAGgataaaaaaaagaggaagaaacaaaTTACAGTCTACACTTACCCCGTGCAAAGTTTGAAACGGATTTCGGTCATGTTCATTGTTGacattttaatttcatttcacTTTCAAAGATCTATGGCGCCTCTCCTTTACTGTCACTATCCTTCGTTATTTCTTATGCAATTAGTTTGCTATCTTCGTTTTTACCAAATTAACCcttgaattgaattaaaatccaCAGGAACTGCCAGAATCTCAAAGGGCTGATGCAGTGAGCAGCATGGTATATGAAGCAAGTGCGAGGATCAGAGATCCAGTATACGGTTGCGCAGGAGCAATATGTCATCTCCAAAAACAAGTGAATGAGCTTCAAGCACAATTAGCAAAAGCACAAGCAGAGGTAGTTAATATGCAATGTCAACAGAGTAATCTTATGGCCTTACTTTGTATGGAAATGGCACAATCCCCTCAACATTCATCCCAAGAATCAGTTGATAATTTCATTTCCACTCCACAAAGCTACCAGACTCACAATCCTTCCTTCCTTGATGAAACCAATTTGTGGGAGCCTCTTTGGACATAAATATTTGATTAATTACATATATGACCCAGAATTAATACATATATATTCCAAGGAGGTTCTTCCTAACTCAACGGTGGTTAAGATATTGCTCTAATGAGAAGGAGAAATCCAAGGGCATTGATAgtaatttcaataaaattttaacttatatATAGAAAGTAGTAGCTAGTTAGCTATAGCCAATGTTTGGTCAATTTGGGAATGGATGGATTAAATGTAAACTCTTTAATTAATTAGGATCTCATCTCTTTGTTAAAGTTAGTTTGGTATTTTCTTTTTTGATTAAGATGTTTAATTTGGGTAGAGTTGTGGTCTAATATCTGTAGTGAAATTCTAATCAAACAACTTTATGGTCACCTGCTATCATTACTTACTAAAAATTGACATCTCTCAATTGCCTTGTCAAACTCTCTTTTGACCATCTCTTCATTTATGCTTTCCTATTAATCCACTATGAAGAACTTTGATTaggagcttttttttttttttttttttttttttttggtgtaaAAGAAAGAGAGAATGACTTGAAAAGATGAAAGCATGACCATTTGTTAAACTTAGAATTCTCTTGCTtttgataattatatatatacacacacacagaGGGAGAGCTAAGATAGTGGAAAATCAGGTATGcaattaattacatttaatcAAAGACTCCCCCGGATTATCTAGTTATTAATGTTCTTATAATGTGGAGTAAGCTTGAACAGTAGTTTGACCTTAAAGCATCTCATATACATTATGTACCAATTTGACACTTCTGTGTCCTTTTTCTCCCTGAGTAGCCACTCATTGGATAAACCAATAAAATCATTTATcaaattaggagtaaaattgttgtttgttgttaagGTTGATGATATTTTTCATCTTAAATAAAAACCAAATGTAACATTTAACTATGTTTTACTAAACCAATTAAACTTGATGTGAATAGTTAACGGCCTTAAATCGGTTAAACTAGAGATCTTGAATTCGGATTTTAatgtatataaaaaaactttaattagaATATGATCTAACTAAAAAGTGTCTAACGAGTTTCGAATcggataattaaataaattatatatataaaaagctATATCAATAGTAGTATGTAATAATTattacttattttattttattttttgacggAAATAGAGGCTTTATTAAGAATTAATTGTATCATTACATAAGATAACCTCAAGCCAAATTGGCAAGGAAGTGCTAGAGACAAAACTAGCATTTGACAAAGCATTTCTAGCTATTGCATGTGCTGCCTTATTCAATTGACGGGGTGCAAAGCGAACATCAAAACTTTGTGATAGAGATAGGAGGCTTTTACATTCTTGGACAATGCCTCCCAAGTCCGAGATATCCTCCGCATCGGATTTGAGGCTGTTGACAATTATTTTGGCATCAGTTTCGAAGATGACATTATGAAGATTAAGTGATATGACCCACATTAAACACTGTCGAAGGGCCACCGCCTCAGCTATCCCCGGATCAAACACACCCGGATACCACGAGCTCATGTATCTGTAACATCTTCCCTGTGTATCACGAAGGACTGCTCCCATTCCACATTTTTTCTCAATCTTGAAGATGGAGCCGTCCACATTGCATTTTAGCGAACCCGAAGGCGGCTTCTCCCAACTGATTACGCCAGCAGACGCAGCCGAGCCCTGCCTAACAGCAGACCCCGCGCCATTTGCCGCCCGTCCAGCATCAGCCCTTTCTCCATCCGTGCGAGGGCCTTCGGAGACAGAAACCACAACACCAGCTGCATTATTTATAAGCGCAGCACCTGCTGTACCCGCCATTCCTCCCCAATCTGCGATGCCGTCCGCACCGCTACCAGCCCCTGCGTCAAGCCTTTGTTCACCAGTCCGCAGACTCTCCTCGCCAGCAGCGACAGCTCTCGCAACAACGACAGGGTTCGAAGCCACAGTCATTCCACCTGCCGCGGCCATGTTTAAATCCACAACAAAGTTCACACCAGAAATCCCAGCAATATGCAAACCTGCAGCAGCAGCAAACCCAGGTCCTGCAGCAATATCTGATACCTGTTCAACAGCAGCATGTGTGTGAGCAATTCCCCCAGAAACGGATGTAGCAGCGCCATTATAGGCATCAGCTGTTTTCTGAACACGTGTGACCCTCCAATCAAAACAGATACGGCGGGCCGAGTTGATGGCAGCCTGGGGTGTTAAACAGTTTCTGTTCCAGACAAGATTGTTTCTCTGAGTCCAGATTGCCCACAAGATTATTCCAACATCCCCTGCAATATTATTACACATTGAATCACAAATATTCAGAAACCAATCAGCAAGACTATCCAGAAATTCATCCGGGGCAGGCAACCCCATATATGCCCAACAAGCAGCTGCATATGGACAAGAGATAAACAGATGCCAATCATGCTCAATATCAGATTTACACATAGGACAATCATACGGAATATTCACATGCTTAGATCTTAGACGCCAACACGTAGGGAGAATATTAGAAGCCAGTTTCCACAGAAAGCTTTTAACTTTTGGCGGGATATTTAGTTCCCATAGTCTCTTCCAACCATTCAACGCCACACGGGAGTCCCGACTGTCTTCAAGAAGCCTGTATCCGGATTTGACTGAGTAGCAGCCATCTTTAGTAAAATGCCAAATGAGCCTGACGCTTCGTGGATTAATCGGAATGGGAATAGATAGTATAATATCAGCCTCCTCTGGTGAAAATAAAGAGGCTAACTTGCCTCTATCCCAAACCCTAGTCCCCGAAAGGAAAAGGCTTGCCACAGGCCCATTCTCCATCTCATCCGGTTTTGGGGTCCagattttaaacattttatcctttttaagccACGGATCGCCCCAAATAGACATCTCAGTTCCATTTCCCATTCTCCATCTCAGCCCCATCTCCAACACTTCTCTAGAACTCCACACGCTCCTCCAAACATAACTGGGATTAGTGCCCAATTTAGAGGTCAGGAAAGTATTTCTcggataatatttagctttgaacatccTACTGACCACCGTGTGAGGGTTATTGACAAGCTTCCACCCCTGTTTCCCTAATAAGGCTAAGTTATACTCCCGAAGATCTCGGAAGCCCAGACCACCTTTTTCCTTCCTATAGCACAGGTTTTGCCAGCTAAACCAATGAATGCTCTTCCTGTCGTTCTCCTTCATACCCCACCAGAAGGAGTTCATTAACTTCTGCATTTCATCACAAACAGATTTTGGGATCAGGAAAGCGCTCATGCAGAATGTGGGGAGAGCCTGTGCAACCGATTTCAGAAGTACCTCCTTGCCTGCATTTGAGAGGAACCAAACACTCCAACTGCTAAGCCTTTTACGTAATCTCCCTGTAAGGAATTTAAACACTTCTGTTTTTGAGCGGCCAATC
The window above is part of the Euphorbia lathyris chromosome 3, ddEupLath1.1, whole genome shotgun sequence genome. Proteins encoded here:
- the LOC136224625 gene encoding LOB domain-containing protein 1-like → MEYTDSAVAITATRSVIVPTNSHSPPLSRSHSPSSSSSPPLTPTPLPPPVVISPCAACKILRRRCAEKCVLAPYFPPTEPAKFTIAHRVFGASNIIKFLQELPESQRADAVSSMVYEASARIRDPVYGCAGAICHLQKQVNELQAQLAKAQAEVVNMQCQQSNLMALLCMEMAQSPQHSSQESVDNFISTPQSYQTHNPSFLDETNLWEPLWT